One stretch of Paenibacillus sp. FSL R5-0341 DNA includes these proteins:
- a CDS encoding glycoside hydrolase family 43 protein, which produces MKYTNPVIPGFYPDPSICRVDEDYYLVTSTFEYFPGVPIFHSKDLVNWRQIGHVLTTTEQLPLANAGSSGGIYAPTLRYHDGWFYMTTTNVSGGGNFYVRSAQPEGPWSAPIFVDQDGIDPSFLFDDDGRIYFQTACNGNEGEGIYQCEIDITTGARLTNSRLIWTGTGGAAPEAPHLYKINDLYYLMIAEGGTEYGHMETIARSANPYGPFDPCPHNPILSNRSMKSSIHATGHADLVQIQDGSWWAVCLGLRPAGYPMRHHLGRETFLAPVMWTDDGWPMIGVDGHIEPEMTGPSLPEHPWSHQAIRDHFDESTLDMNWIFLRNPAPDSWTLTENPGQLILRGHPVSLDDGQNPAFVGRRLSHFLCNMATELHYEPSASGGEAGLTVFMNNKYHYDLAVTKIDDQKKIILRRTVGSLRTVQMLDCEKGPVVLQIKADRNHFTFLYQQGSSDAIEVGSGETHLLSTEVASGFTGVIVAMYAYDPSGERTPASFDWFDYEPLEE; this is translated from the coding sequence ATGAAATATACCAATCCGGTTATTCCGGGTTTTTATCCCGATCCAAGCATCTGTCGTGTAGACGAAGACTACTATCTGGTGACCAGTACCTTTGAATATTTTCCGGGTGTGCCTATTTTTCATAGTAAAGACCTTGTGAACTGGCGACAGATCGGCCATGTCCTTACTACCACTGAACAACTCCCTCTAGCGAACGCGGGCAGCTCTGGCGGCATTTATGCTCCAACACTCCGGTATCATGATGGCTGGTTCTATATGACAACAACCAATGTAAGCGGCGGCGGAAATTTTTATGTACGTAGTGCCCAGCCCGAGGGACCATGGTCTGCTCCGATTTTTGTTGATCAGGACGGCATAGATCCCTCTTTCCTCTTTGATGATGATGGACGTATATACTTTCAAACGGCTTGTAATGGCAATGAAGGCGAAGGCATCTATCAGTGCGAGATAGACATCACGACCGGAGCCAGACTGACCAATAGTCGATTGATCTGGACGGGAACCGGAGGAGCAGCCCCCGAAGCCCCCCACTTGTACAAAATAAACGACCTCTACTATCTCATGATCGCCGAAGGTGGAACCGAGTATGGTCATATGGAGACCATTGCTCGAAGTGCAAATCCATACGGACCATTTGATCCGTGTCCTCATAATCCGATTCTGTCCAATCGCAGCATGAAATCCAGTATCCATGCAACCGGGCATGCAGACCTTGTCCAGATTCAGGATGGAAGCTGGTGGGCTGTATGTCTGGGCCTTCGTCCAGCAGGTTACCCCATGCGGCACCATCTGGGACGCGAAACGTTCCTGGCACCTGTCATGTGGACGGATGACGGTTGGCCGATGATCGGTGTGGACGGACATATTGAGCCGGAGATGACTGGCCCTTCGTTGCCTGAACACCCCTGGTCGCATCAGGCTATTCGGGATCATTTTGACGAATCAACTTTGGACATGAACTGGATCTTCCTGCGCAACCCGGCTCCGGATAGTTGGACGCTCACAGAAAATCCCGGGCAACTCATCCTGCGGGGTCATCCGGTTTCGCTCGATGATGGACAAAATCCAGCCTTTGTCGGGCGTCGATTGAGCCATTTCTTATGTAACATGGCGACCGAACTGCATTATGAGCCAAGTGCAAGCGGCGGTGAAGCGGGTTTAACCGTATTTATGAATAATAAATATCATTATGACTTGGCTGTAACAAAGATCGACGACCAGAAGAAAATCATACTACGGCGAACTGTCGGTTCTCTACGAACGGTACAGATGCTTGACTGTGAGAAGGGTCCGGTTGTTTTACAGATCAAGGCCGACCGTAATCACTTTACGTTCCTCTACCAGCAAGGCTCATCCGATGCCATTGAAGTAGGTTCAGGTGAAACCCATCTGTTATCTACCGAAGTAGCAAGTGGTTTCACAGGTGTTATTGTAGCCATGTATGCCTACGATCCATCGGGGGAACGCACCCCTGCAAGTTTCGATTGGTTCGACTATGAACCTCTGGAAGAATAA
- a CDS encoding S-layer homology domain-containing protein, translating to MKHKKGLAATLALCVSLTAGGASVLAFSDVKDEGQKSVVDSLKSKGIVNGVTADLFRPDLALSEPQGVQLIVNAFGLKNAYAASSAQDKISPDTWYADAVQAATQNGLSIPVELNPQGKMTREQFVILLHEGINTTGTYPVIMKYNLVKDENKIGKDAISAVQNLLNMNIIELDKDGNFRPDQSLTRMEAASMIFNALEFVDKHGNGGSAEPAPTNPGEGQQAIVPEVTTTKVDDKTTKVKLSAEMPHPGYGLKIDDVKLEKDGRAIVLYSIIQPDPDMMYPMVITNVTAEADIPTGYTAEAQPSGK from the coding sequence ATGAAACATAAAAAAGGATTGGCTGCAACACTTGCGCTCTGCGTTTCTTTGACAGCAGGAGGTGCATCGGTACTCGCTTTTTCAGATGTGAAGGATGAAGGACAGAAGTCGGTTGTGGATTCTTTGAAATCAAAAGGTATTGTTAACGGAGTAACGGCGGATCTGTTCCGTCCAGATCTTGCATTGTCCGAGCCTCAGGGTGTTCAACTGATTGTGAATGCATTTGGTCTGAAAAATGCATACGCTGCATCTTCCGCTCAGGATAAAATTAGTCCAGACACGTGGTATGCTGATGCTGTTCAAGCGGCTACGCAAAACGGATTGTCCATTCCGGTAGAATTGAATCCCCAAGGCAAGATGACACGCGAGCAATTTGTTATTTTGCTTCATGAAGGTATCAACACAACCGGGACTTATCCGGTCATCATGAAGTATAATCTTGTTAAGGACGAAAATAAAATCGGTAAGGACGCCATATCTGCAGTCCAGAACTTGCTGAACATGAACATCATTGAACTGGATAAGGACGGTAACTTCCGTCCAGATCAGTCGCTTACCCGTATGGAGGCTGCAAGCATGATCTTCAATGCACTTGAATTTGTGGATAAACACGGCAACGGCGGCTCAGCAGAGCCAGCTCCAACCAATCCAGGTGAAGGCCAGCAAGCGATTGTACCTGAAGTGACAACGACGAAGGTTGATGACAAAACAACCAAAGTTAAACTCAGTGCTGAAATGCCACACCCTGGTTATGGACTGAAGATTGATGATGTGAAATTGGAGAAGGATGGACGTGCCATCGTACTCTATTCCATTATTCAACCTGATCCGGACATGATGTATCCAATGGTCATTACAAATGTGACTGCAGAAGCGGATATCCCAACAGGCTATACGGCAGAAGCTCAGCCTTCTGGGAAGTAA